In Gemmatimonadaceae bacterium, one genomic interval encodes:
- a CDS encoding FUSC family protein: protein MRPAPVRHALDLVIASDPGLTRWRAGARAALAATAASAALVPLAHARHEPATVVLAGIVVSIMAAARVFDDTPRAQRLTMLLAAPAAIAPIALGSLAAHHLWLDQLFFCVVVFCATFARRYGPRGSVLGLLAFMGYFFSLFARTGAGDLRLASISVLVGVAIAYIARFAVVRDRPDRLLDEMLVAFRARAAALLDALARRAEAATDAPWRVHRSRISIARLNDAALALEDEAEARHRRSAAADQWALDVFDMELAIETVADVVSAVRAQPAGARPQVARDVVALGARLRGYDVLGPAPRAAGALPGSLQRKLRFAGDIIAKTHPWTAPAPADAVIGESVTAAGGATALGLNPDVAAPSREAMRPSLRLAIQAAIATGLAMLAGNPVSSARWYWAVIGAFVVFIRATNRAESLSRAWQRVLGTVGGVVLGVIVAQAVGRNEHLALVLLFLSVFGAFYLAPLSYAWMIVFVTTALALLYDTLGNYSSALLSLRLEETLLGAAIGAVVASLVLPTPARASVERRAGDLLREAAHAVAALTAPDAPSLPPRARLRWARRVDRTAQRFRLATRPVWEINLPLHVPRYMDSVHAAMDLAYALRQLVARSGPPASDAAAADAAPESEWLTRINAAQQAIAATVDANGRVPRQ from the coding sequence GTGCGCCCGGCTCCCGTGCGCCATGCGCTCGACCTCGTGATCGCATCGGACCCCGGCCTAACACGGTGGCGCGCCGGCGCGCGCGCCGCCCTCGCCGCCACCGCCGCATCCGCTGCGCTCGTGCCGCTCGCCCACGCGCGTCACGAGCCGGCGACCGTCGTCCTCGCCGGCATCGTCGTGAGCATCATGGCTGCCGCGCGCGTCTTCGACGACACGCCTCGGGCACAGCGCCTCACGATGCTTCTCGCAGCTCCGGCCGCGATCGCGCCGATCGCGCTCGGCTCGCTCGCTGCGCACCACTTGTGGCTCGACCAGTTGTTTTTCTGCGTCGTGGTATTCTGCGCCACGTTCGCGCGCCGCTACGGCCCCCGCGGCTCCGTGCTCGGGTTGTTGGCGTTCATGGGCTACTTTTTCTCGCTGTTCGCCCGCACGGGCGCCGGGGATCTTCGCCTCGCGTCGATCTCGGTGCTCGTCGGCGTGGCGATCGCCTACATCGCGCGATTCGCGGTCGTGCGAGACCGGCCCGACCGCCTGCTCGATGAGATGCTCGTCGCGTTTCGCGCCCGCGCCGCCGCGCTGCTCGACGCGCTCGCGCGCAGGGCGGAGGCCGCGACGGATGCGCCGTGGCGTGTGCACCGTTCGCGCATATCGATCGCGCGGCTCAACGATGCGGCGCTCGCGCTGGAAGACGAGGCCGAGGCGCGGCATCGCCGGAGTGCCGCCGCGGATCAATGGGCGCTCGACGTGTTCGACATGGAGCTGGCCATCGAGACCGTGGCCGACGTCGTCTCCGCCGTGCGCGCCCAGCCCGCCGGGGCGCGCCCGCAGGTGGCGCGCGACGTTGTTGCGTTAGGCGCGCGCCTTCGCGGGTACGACGTGCTCGGGCCTGCGCCAAGGGCGGCCGGGGCGCTTCCGGGTTCGCTCCAACGCAAACTGCGGTTTGCCGGCGACATCATCGCAAAGACGCATCCGTGGACGGCGCCCGCGCCGGCCGATGCGGTGATCGGCGAATCCGTCACCGCCGCCGGCGGCGCGACGGCACTCGGCCTCAACCCGGACGTCGCCGCGCCTTCTCGCGAGGCCATGCGACCGTCGTTGCGCCTCGCGATCCAGGCGGCGATCGCGACCGGCCTCGCCATGCTCGCCGGGAATCCGGTGTCGTCGGCGCGCTGGTACTGGGCCGTGATCGGCGCGTTCGTCGTCTTCATTCGCGCCACGAACCGCGCCGAGAGCCTCTCGCGGGCCTGGCAGCGGGTACTCGGCACGGTGGGCGGCGTCGTGTTAGGCGTGATCGTCGCCCAGGCCGTCGGCCGGAACGAGCACCTGGCGCTCGTGCTGCTGTTTCTCAGCGTGTTCGGCGCGTTCTACCTCGCGCCGCTCTCGTACGCCTGGATGATCGTGTTCGTCACCACGGCGCTCGCGCTGCTCTACGACACGTTAGGCAACTACTCGTCGGCGCTGCTGTCGCTGCGGCTCGAGGAGACGCTCCTCGGAGCGGCGATCGGCGCCGTCGTGGCCAGCCTCGTGCTCCCGACGCCCGCGCGCGCGTCGGTCGAACGCCGGGCGGGCGATCTGCTCCGCGAAGCCGCGCACGCGGTGGCCGCCCTCACGGCGCCCGATGCGCCATCGCTGCCGCCCCGCGCCCGGCTCCGTTGGGCGCGTCGCGTCGATCGCACGGCGCAGCGCTTCCGCCTGGCTACGCGGCCGGTGTGGGAGATCAACCTGCCGCTGCACGTGCCGCGCTACATGGACTCGGTGCATGCGGCCATGGACCTCGCATATGCGCTCCGGCAGCTGGTTGCCCGATCAGGTCCGCCGGCCAGCGATGCGGCAGCCGCCGATGCCGCGCCGGAGTCCGAGTGGCTCACCCGCATCAATGCCGCGCAGCAGGCCATCGCTGCGACCGTCGACGCCAATGGAAGAGTTCCGAGACAATGA
- a CDS encoding pyridoxal-phosphate dependent enzyme, whose translation MPDFIPGARDALERLRALPALPLITEPTPIQEMTRLRSALGGGPRLVVKRDDAIPFGFGGNKVRKLAYVVAGAVASGADALVTSGGVQSNHARVTAAVAATLGMPCVIVANGVRQERPTANAFLDVLLGAEVRYVGSREARAAAVEDVAAELRLQGRTPAAIPLGASTPLGALGFVRAVGEMLEQGPAPDVIVHASSSAGTQAGLLAGCALHGMPTRVVGVSPDDPSASIAGRIREVLRGMGYLLGIDGAAVAEAQPIVVDDTFIGGGYGVPSDASREAQRLAAQREAMFVDNTYTAKALAALIASVRSGRIPRDATVMFWHTGGQVGIFA comes from the coding sequence ATGCCCGATTTCATCCCCGGCGCGCGCGACGCCCTCGAGCGGCTGCGCGCGCTTCCTGCCCTTCCGCTCATCACCGAACCGACGCCGATTCAGGAGATGACACGGCTGCGTTCCGCTCTCGGCGGCGGACCGCGACTGGTCGTCAAGCGCGACGATGCGATTCCGTTCGGGTTCGGCGGCAACAAGGTGCGAAAGCTCGCGTACGTCGTTGCCGGAGCGGTCGCGTCCGGCGCCGACGCGCTGGTCACCAGCGGCGGCGTGCAGTCGAACCACGCGCGCGTCACGGCGGCGGTCGCGGCGACGCTCGGCATGCCATGCGTGATCGTCGCGAACGGCGTACGGCAGGAGCGACCGACCGCCAACGCGTTTCTCGACGTGCTGCTCGGCGCGGAGGTCCGATACGTAGGCTCGCGTGAAGCGAGGGCGGCGGCGGTCGAGGACGTCGCGGCGGAATTGCGGCTGCAGGGGCGGACGCCGGCCGCCATTCCTCTTGGCGCCTCGACTCCGTTAGGCGCGCTCGGCTTCGTCCGGGCGGTGGGCGAAATGCTGGAGCAGGGTCCGGCGCCCGACGTGATCGTTCACGCGAGCTCATCGGCCGGCACGCAGGCGGGTCTGCTCGCCGGATGTGCGCTCCACGGCATGCCGACGCGTGTGGTCGGCGTGAGCCCGGACGACCCATCGGCGTCGATCGCGGGCCGGATTCGCGAGGTGTTGCGCGGCATGGGGTATTTGTTAGGCATCGACGGCGCGGCCGTCGCCGAGGCGCAGCCCATCGTCGTGGACGACACGTTCATCGGCGGCGGCTACGGCGTGCCGAGCGATGCGTCGCGCGAGGCGCAGCGTCTGGCCGCGCAGCGCGAGGCCATGTTCGTGGACAACACCTACACCGCCAAGGCGCTGGCCGCCCTCATTGCCTCAGTGCGATCGGGCCGCATCCCGCGGGACGCGACGGTGATGTTCTGGCACACCGGCGGCCAGGTGGGCATCTTCGCCTAA
- a CDS encoding DUF6496 domain-containing protein, with the protein MPDRETIERAHEDAREGKSPSTQAGEFVREEMEHVREGKHGARSTKQAIAIGLSKARRAGVKLPASKRSSKRTKKQAKRDLSKGRKRRRKTSSTRSRAVRGALRREGHKAASRRSLSKQARTSARRRTASERSASARQASRTKGASGRSAAARKAARTRARHRR; encoded by the coding sequence ATGCCGGACAGAGAAACGATCGAGCGCGCGCACGAAGATGCGCGGGAAGGCAAGTCGCCGTCGACGCAGGCCGGCGAGTTCGTTCGCGAAGAGATGGAGCACGTGCGCGAGGGCAAACACGGCGCACGGTCCACCAAGCAGGCGATCGCCATCGGACTCTCGAAGGCGCGCCGCGCCGGCGTGAAGCTGCCGGCGAGCAAGCGGTCCTCGAAGCGCACGAAGAAGCAGGCGAAGCGCGACCTGTCCAAGGGTCGGAAGCGCCGTCGGAAGACGTCGAGCACCCGGTCGCGCGCCGTGCGCGGTGCATTGCGACGGGAAGGGCACAAGGCGGCATCGCGCCGTTCGCTTTCCAAGCAGGCGCGCACCAGCGCGCGCCGCCGCACCGCGTCCGAGCGCTCGGCCTCGGCGCGCCAGGCGTCGCGGACGAAAGGCGCCTCCGGCCGTTCGGCGGCGGCGCGCAAGGCCGCGCGCACGCGCGCACGCCACCGCCGCTGA
- a CDS encoding DUF6600 domain-containing protein: MSMHSLQRSRSLTLAVAMILTSVAPVAAQVAQPPARPGAATGDPPGRVGRLAYLTGTVSFRAGGDTAWAVAVPNSPVTTGDALWADTNGRVGIEIGSAEVRLDQQTELDVERLDDAALQFSVPQGSAILRLRSLANGETDEIDAPNAAVQMATVGEYRVDVTPDGQTTSISVFSGSANVSAGGSSFAVDAGQVATVQGDSTATYNLADIGSPDDFDQWSRSRDARIDAAAAAASQYVSPYMPGTADLNDEGSWSQNATYGPVWYPRTVVAGWAPYRYGHWVWVGRWGWTWVDDAPWGWAPFHYGRWAYINNRWGWCPGRTVAPPVFAPALVAFVGGSGFAVSAQFGPGGGVGWFPLAPEEVYRPPYTVSPVYLRRVNVTNVNVTNINITNVNVTNVNYRNRTVTNAVTVVSQQTFVNGRPVGRSVVRVAPQDVSRVSVIERAPVVPTRVSLIGQEAAGRRAAFPPAKLERRPVLAVHAPPPAPVPFAVQQRQLAATGGRPLTHTELTTLRRQAPVAASQVRDRPALKVLPGGAGLKPARSGLPPTRPATELPPARVTITRPPVAGKPAPNTPAARVAPEPTPRPVRLPPGSPPPPNGKNATAARTQLDQAYQKAQQQMEQRHAQEFAKPPKGESVPELTARQDSEHRDLSARYQQAAAEGKSKLPPAPKPARAPAKPANKPAKGKNPR; encoded by the coding sequence ATGTCGATGCACTCGTTGCAGCGCTCGCGATCGCTGACGCTGGCGGTTGCAATGATCCTAACGTCGGTCGCCCCGGTGGCCGCACAGGTTGCCCAACCTCCGGCGAGACCCGGCGCTGCGACCGGCGATCCGCCGGGCCGCGTCGGGCGCCTCGCCTATCTCACCGGCACGGTGTCGTTCCGCGCCGGCGGCGACACGGCCTGGGCAGTCGCCGTGCCCAACAGCCCCGTCACCACCGGCGACGCACTCTGGGCCGATACCAACGGGCGGGTCGGCATCGAGATCGGGTCCGCCGAAGTGCGCCTCGACCAGCAAACCGAGCTCGACGTCGAACGGCTGGACGATGCGGCGCTCCAGTTCAGCGTTCCGCAGGGCTCGGCCATCCTGAGACTCCGCTCGCTCGCCAACGGCGAAACCGACGAGATCGACGCGCCTAACGCAGCCGTCCAGATGGCGACGGTGGGCGAATATCGCGTCGACGTCACGCCGGACGGCCAGACGACGTCGATTTCGGTGTTTTCCGGTTCCGCCAACGTCTCGGCCGGCGGCTCGTCGTTCGCCGTCGACGCCGGACAAGTGGCGACGGTCCAGGGCGACAGCACGGCCACCTACAACCTCGCCGACATCGGCTCGCCCGATGACTTTGACCAGTGGTCGCGGTCGCGAGATGCGCGGATCGACGCCGCGGCGGCCGCGGCGTCGCAATACGTGTCGCCGTACATGCCGGGCACCGCCGACCTCAACGACGAAGGAAGCTGGTCGCAGAATGCGACGTATGGTCCGGTCTGGTATCCGCGCACCGTCGTCGCCGGTTGGGCGCCGTATCGCTACGGGCACTGGGTGTGGGTCGGTCGCTGGGGATGGACCTGGGTGGACGATGCGCCCTGGGGCTGGGCGCCGTTCCACTACGGGCGCTGGGCGTACATCAACAATCGATGGGGATGGTGCCCGGGACGCACGGTGGCGCCGCCCGTCTTCGCTCCTGCGTTAGTCGCGTTCGTCGGCGGCAGCGGCTTCGCGGTGTCGGCGCAATTCGGACCGGGAGGCGGCGTCGGGTGGTTCCCGCTCGCGCCCGAAGAAGTCTACCGGCCGCCCTACACGGTGAGTCCCGTGTATCTGCGCCGCGTGAACGTGACCAACGTGAACGTGACCAACATCAACATCACGAACGTCAACGTGACCAACGTCAACTATCGAAACCGCACGGTCACGAACGCGGTGACCGTGGTGTCGCAGCAGACGTTCGTGAATGGACGGCCGGTTGGGCGCTCGGTGGTGCGCGTGGCGCCGCAGGACGTGTCGCGCGTGTCGGTCATCGAGCGGGCGCCCGTGGTTCCAACGCGTGTGAGCCTCATCGGCCAGGAAGCAGCGGGCCGTCGCGCCGCGTTCCCGCCGGCGAAGCTCGAGCGACGTCCGGTGCTCGCGGTGCATGCGCCGCCGCCCGCACCGGTTCCGTTCGCCGTTCAGCAGCGTCAGCTCGCCGCCACGGGCGGCCGTCCGCTCACGCACACCGAGCTGACCACGCTGCGCCGGCAGGCGCCGGTTGCGGCGAGCCAGGTCCGCGACCGGCCGGCCCTCAAGGTGCTGCCGGGCGGCGCGGGACTCAAGCCCGCGCGCAGCGGCTTGCCGCCGACGCGTCCGGCCACCGAGCTTCCGCCGGCGCGCGTGACCATCACGCGGCCGCCGGTGGCCGGGAAGCCGGCGCCTAACACACCGGCGGCCCGGGTCGCGCCCGAGCCCACGCCGCGGCCCGTGCGCCTGCCGCCCGGATCTCCGCCGCCGCCTAACGGGAAGAACGCGACCGCCGCGCGCACACAGCTGGATCAGGCCTACCAGAAGGCGCAGCAGCAGATGGAGCAGCGCCACGCGCAGGAGTTCGCGAAGCCGCCCAAAGGCGAGTCCGTCCCCGAGTTGACGGCGCGTCAGGACTCGGAGCACCGCGATCTGTCCGCCCGCTATCAGCAGGCCGCGGCCGAGGGAAAGAGCAAGCTGCCGCCTGCGCCGAAACCGGCGCGCGCGCCGGCGAAGCCGGCCAACAAACCGGCGAAAGGGAAGAATCCGCGGTAA
- a CDS encoding DUF3175 domain-containing protein → MTRRSGKHRAGSPLPGRARRNLERSLIPSHGMPRARRKRSPSNPRRRPANKRWSGYVTKHSNALDLDRSVFTWKDPHRIARSLKRSADRSHRRKSDPYRSAMSMLTFYINRAGKNLGARQKGVLERAKTELRKLYKRPA, encoded by the coding sequence ATGACCCGACGCTCCGGCAAGCACCGCGCCGGATCGCCATTACCCGGACGCGCACGGCGCAACCTGGAACGGAGCTTGATTCCGTCTCACGGCATGCCGCGCGCGCGACGCAAACGCTCACCCTCGAATCCGAGACGCCGACCCGCGAATAAGCGCTGGTCGGGCTACGTCACCAAGCACAGCAATGCGCTCGATCTGGATCGCAGCGTCTTCACCTGGAAGGATCCCCATCGCATCGCGCGATCGCTCAAACGCTCGGCCGACCGGAGCCATCGTCGCAAGAGCGATCCGTACCGCTCGGCGATGTCGATGCTGACGTTTTACATCAATCGGGCGGGCAAGAATCTGGGAGCGCGCCAGAAGGGTGTGCTCGAACGGGCGAAGACCGAGTTGCGCAAGTTGTACAAGCGACCGGCGTAG
- a CDS encoding pyridoxal-phosphate dependent enzyme: MNPLAASPDAIEAARGRLRGIAVRTPLVPLELPNRTRPIHLKLETLQPVGSFKIRGAGSAITAASRDRLAHGVYTASAGNMAQGVAWCARAVGVPCTVIVPEHAPAAKISAVERLGATVVPVPLDRWWQVMVERTYPGMDGLFVHPVSDPDVIAGNATIAAEILDDAPDTDTVLVPFGGGGLACGIALGLRARGSSARVFACEVATAAPLSASLRAGKPTTVTRTPSFVDGIGIGSLLEEMWPLASTLLGGSLVSSVDDVALAVRFLAERAHVIAEGAGATSVAAAMTGQAAGDHVVCVVSGGSLDLAKLITILEGGVPS; the protein is encoded by the coding sequence TTGAACCCGCTGGCTGCGTCACCCGACGCGATCGAGGCCGCGCGCGGCCGCTTGCGCGGGATCGCGGTCCGCACGCCGCTGGTGCCTCTCGAGCTGCCTAACCGAACGCGTCCGATTCACCTCAAGCTCGAGACGCTGCAGCCCGTCGGCTCGTTCAAGATTCGCGGCGCCGGCTCCGCCATCACGGCCGCTTCGCGCGACCGATTGGCGCACGGCGTGTACACCGCCAGCGCGGGCAACATGGCGCAGGGCGTCGCCTGGTGTGCGCGCGCCGTGGGCGTTCCATGCACGGTGATCGTGCCCGAGCACGCGCCGGCCGCCAAGATCTCGGCCGTCGAGCGGTTGGGAGCCACGGTCGTTCCCGTCCCGCTCGATCGCTGGTGGCAGGTGATGGTCGAACGCACGTATCCGGGCATGGACGGACTGTTCGTGCACCCGGTGTCCGACCCCGACGTGATCGCCGGCAACGCGACCATTGCCGCCGAAATTCTCGACGACGCGCCGGACACGGACACGGTGCTGGTGCCGTTCGGCGGCGGCGGTCTGGCGTGCGGCATTGCGCTGGGTCTGCGGGCGCGCGGGTCCTCGGCGCGCGTGTTTGCGTGCGAGGTCGCGACGGCCGCACCGCTGTCGGCGTCGCTGCGCGCCGGCAAACCGACCACCGTGACTCGGACGCCGAGCTTCGTGGACGGCATCGGCATCGGGAGCCTGCTCGAGGAGATGTGGCCGCTGGCGAGCACCTTGTTAGGCGGCAGTCTCGTCAGCTCGGTCGACGACGTGGCGCTGGCGGTGCGCTTTCTCGCCGAACGCGCGCACGTGATCGCCGAGGGCGCCGGCGCGACCTCGGTGGCGGCGGCGATGACCGGACAGGCCGCCGGCGACCACGTCGTCTGTGTGGTGTCGGGCGGCAGCCTCGATCTGGCCAAGCTGATCACGATCCTCGAGGGCGGCGTGCCGTCGTGA
- a CDS encoding YbhB/YbcL family Raf kinase inhibitor-like protein: MIARATTAVLASLLIVSGAAPLCAQGAPTATEPGASQLALANLPAKDGAKLTVNTPAFAPGGDIPFENTQYQGNIFPGLSWSAGPAGTKSYAIIMQDGDAMHDGAPIFHWSMVNIPSSVTSLAPGMKAPPEGAKYGPNIRGTDQSYMGPHTPAGPKHRYHFQVFALDRTLPDDALANYASLTIAMKGHVLASGEVIGLGQVAPGASR; the protein is encoded by the coding sequence ATGATCGCACGTGCGACTACTGCCGTGTTGGCATCGCTGCTCATCGTGAGCGGTGCTGCCCCGCTATGCGCGCAGGGCGCGCCTACCGCCACCGAGCCTGGCGCGTCGCAACTCGCGCTCGCCAATCTCCCGGCCAAGGACGGTGCGAAGCTCACGGTGAACACGCCGGCCTTTGCGCCCGGCGGCGATATCCCGTTCGAGAACACGCAGTACCAGGGCAACATCTTTCCCGGACTCTCGTGGAGCGCCGGGCCGGCGGGCACCAAGTCGTACGCGATCATCATGCAGGATGGCGATGCCATGCACGACGGCGCGCCGATCTTCCACTGGAGCATGGTGAACATCCCCTCGTCCGTCACGAGCCTGGCGCCTGGAATGAAAGCACCGCCCGAGGGCGCGAAGTACGGCCCGAACATTCGCGGAACCGACCAGTCGTACATGGGCCCGCACACGCCGGCCGGCCCCAAGCACCGGTACCATTTCCAGGTCTTTGCGTTAGACCGGACGCTTCCCGATGACGCGCTGGCCAACTATGCCTCGCTCACCATCGCAATGAAGGGACACGTGCTGGCGAGCGGCGAAGTGATCGGCCTGGGCCAGGTCGCGCCGGGCGCGTCTCGTTGA
- a CDS encoding peptidylprolyl isomerase yields the protein MRRLFSTLLLAAPLLSATPRADKTYQVGRIETRLGEILFVLYDQTPHHKESFIKLAGEHYWDTLTFNRVIKNFVAQGGCPDTPEGFSHSPYLLAPEFRDSLRHVYGAVGAGRDDNPQQLSAGCQFYIVANKSGLPKLDHHYTVYGQVFKGMDVVEAIVSQPTDSTNKPLTPIPLHIDVITMTADAIGRYGAVPK from the coding sequence ATGCGCCGACTCTTCTCCACGTTGCTCCTCGCCGCGCCCTTGCTCTCGGCGACGCCGCGGGCCGACAAGACGTATCAGGTGGGCCGCATCGAAACGCGGCTGGGCGAAATTCTGTTCGTGCTCTACGACCAGACGCCGCACCACAAGGAGAGCTTCATCAAGCTCGCCGGCGAGCACTACTGGGACACGCTGACGTTCAATCGCGTCATCAAGAATTTCGTGGCGCAAGGCGGCTGTCCCGATACCCCGGAAGGGTTTTCACACTCGCCGTACCTGCTGGCACCGGAGTTCCGTGACAGCCTGCGACACGTTTACGGCGCCGTCGGCGCAGGCCGCGACGACAACCCGCAGCAACTGTCCGCGGGGTGCCAGTTCTATATCGTCGCCAACAAGTCCGGCCTGCCCAAGCTCGACCATCACTACACGGTGTATGGACAAGTCTTCAAGGGAATGGATGTGGTCGAGGCCATCGTGAGCCAGCCCACCGACTCGACGAACAAACCGCTCACGCCCATTCCGCTGCACATCGACGTAATTACGATGACGGCCGATGCCATCGGCCGCTACGGTGCCGTGCCAAAGTAG